GAATGTCTCGAAGGCGTTTCGTGTCGGCGTGAAGACTTTCATGTACGAGGGCCGTCCGGTGTTCGCCAACGACGATACCGTGCAGGTTCCGGCCAATTTGGGCGCGATCGTCGGCAACGTGCTCGGGCTGCAGAACATCTACTGAGTGTACGACGGGCGCGTTCGCAAGCGGGCTCGCGCACGATAGGCCGGCGGTCCGCACGAGCACGCTGAAGACCATTCGTGCGCTCCTGCCCGCTCGGATACCGGCCGTCCTGACGCGCATCGATCAACTGTGGAGAGACAGAAGACACATCGCAAAGACCGGACTTCGCTGCCGCACAGGAAAGCGGACCTTCAGGAATGGCTTTGACATGATGCGGATATCTGGCGGTGTTGCGTTCCGAGTCTTGGCGCGATCACTTCGGCGCATCACATGAATCTGCGGATGGCTGATGCACCGGTGTTGCCAACGGGGTTGCGGCGCAACGCAGCGCATCCGTCAATTCCTCGCCGAGAACTGAAAACAGCCGCTCAGCATGGCCATGTATAAAAAAGTGATCGCCGGGAAGGATCTCGACGCGAAAGCCGCCGGTCGTGTAAGTGCGCCACGACTCCACCGCCTCCGCGCTGTCCGGCTCGCCACTGCCCCCCAGTGCAACGATCCGGCAGTTCAGAGGGGGATGCGGTTCCGCCCGGTAAGTCTCGACCGCCTTGAAATCGGCACGAAGAATCGGGAGTAGCAATGTGATCACTTCGGGATGCGCGAGAATTTCAGGCGGCGTGCCGTTCATGCGTATCACCTCGTCCAGAAATTGATCGTCCGGCAAATCGTGTATCGGCCGCCGCTGCGTAGGCAGATGCGGAGCGCCGCGGCCGGAAACGATCAAACACGTCGGCTCCCGCAGGCGGCGGGCCTGGATGCGTGACGCCACCTCGAACGCCACGCTGGCGCCCATGCTGTGGCCGAACAGGGTATAGGGCCGGTCGAGCAGCGGCGCGATCGCCTCCGTCACCTCGTCGGCGATCCGGTCCACCCGATATAGCAACGCATCGCGGAAACGGCGGCCTCGCCCGGGCGGATGCAGCGGACGCACGTCGACCGTCGCCCCAAGCCGTGCCGGCCAGCCGCGGAACACGGATGCGCCGCCGCCCGCATAAGGGATGCAGAACAACCGCTGCACGGCGTTCACGGCCGACGGTGACGGCTCGATCCAGCGGCCGGCGCCGGCTTTCTCCGTCGATTCGAAGGTCACGGCACCACCCTCCGAATAAAGTCGGTGGCCTCTTTTACGGCCGCCTTCGCTTCGGGCAGATAAGGCGTCAGCGTGGGCCAGGCGTGCGGAAGCCGATGCCAGACCTTGAAGTCCACCGCGACGTCGGCAACGCGGGCCTTTTCCGCGACCCGCGCGGCGTCGTCCAGCAATACCTCCGTGTCGCTCGCCTGGACGAACAAGGGCGGCAAACCCGCATATTCTCCATAGAGAGGTGAAGCAATAGGGTGATCAGCAGCTGTGCCGCCCAGATAATACTGGGAAAAATTCGCTACGGCGGCTGCGGTCAGCATGACATCGGCTTCGTCATTCGCCTTCAGGGACGCGCCGGTCGCGGCCAGATCCGTCCACGGAGAAAACAATACCGCGCCAGCCGGCATCGGATCACCGGCATCGCGCAACGACAGCAACAGAGCAAGCGCGAGCCCCCCGCCGGAGGAATCCCCACCGATGACGATCCGGTCTGAAGATGCGCCATCGGCGAGAAGTTGCCGATAGGAGGCCAATGCATCCTCCACCGCGGCGGGAAACGGATGTTCCGGAGCAAGCCGGTAATCCAATGAAAAGGTGCGCGCGTCCGCCCCTTTGGCCAACGCACAGGCAATCGTTCGATGCGTGCGGGGAGAGCAAAAGCAATATCCTCCGCCATGCAAATAAATGACGATGCGGCGAAGCGAGTCGCGGCGAACCGGGTCCGCCGGTTCGATCCATTCGCCACATAGCGGCCGCGCGGTCATTTCGCGCACGCGCCAGCCCCGGGGAGGTTTCACGCCACGGCTGGACCATTTGGCGCTGTGCGCTCGCATGTCGTGAGCGGACAGCGCCGGTTTTCTGGTCAGGGACTTGGTCGTTCTACGCGATAGCCAGGAAAAGCACCAGTTTTGCCAACTCACGATCATGTTCCCGGTAGATGAAGAAAAATCGGTCGCTCGAAAAGTTGTCGTCCGAATGGACTCTCCGACGCATCAAGGA
Above is a window of Burkholderia thailandensis E264 DNA encoding:
- a CDS encoding thioesterase II family protein; its protein translation is MTFESTEKAGAGRWIEPSPSAVNAVQRLFCIPYAGGGASVFRGWPARLGATVDVRPLHPPGRGRRFRDALLYRVDRIADEVTEAIAPLLDRPYTLFGHSMGASVAFEVASRIQARRLREPTCLIVSGRGAPHLPTQRRPIHDLPDDQFLDEVIRMNGTPPEILAHPEVITLLLPILRADFKAVETYRAEPHPPLNCRIVALGGSGEPDSAEAVESWRTYTTGGFRVEILPGDHFFIHGHAERLFSVLGEELTDALRCAATPLATPVHQPSADSCDAPK
- a CDS encoding alpha/beta hydrolase, yielding MSWQNWCFSWLSRRTTKSLTRKPALSAHDMRAHSAKWSSRGVKPPRGWRVREMTARPLCGEWIEPADPVRRDSLRRIVIYLHGGGYCFCSPRTHRTIACALAKGADARTFSLDYRLAPEHPFPAAVEDALASYRQLLADGASSDRIVIGGDSSGGGLALALLLSLRDAGDPMPAGAVLFSPWTDLAATGASLKANDEADVMLTAAAVANFSQYYLGGTAADHPIASPLYGEYAGLPPLFVQASDTEVLLDDAARVAEKARVADVAVDFKVWHRLPHAWPTLTPYLPEAKAAVKEATDFIRRVVP